The following proteins come from a genomic window of Citrobacter europaeus:
- a CDS encoding phage tail sheath protein — translation MAQDYHHGVRVVEINEGTRPITTVSTAIVGMVCTGDDADASMFPLNKPVLLTDVLTASGKAGESGTLARSLDVIADQAKPVTVVVRVAQGETEAETTSNIIGGVTADGKKTGMKALLSAQSQLGVKPRILGVPGHDTQAVATELLSVAQSLRGFAYLSAYGCKTVAEAIAYRANFSQREGMLIWPDFINFDTVLNADATAYASARALGLRAKIDEQTGWHKTISNVGVNGVTGISADVFWDLQDPATDAGLLNQNDVTTLIRKDGFRFWGSRCLSDDPLFAFENYTRTAQVLADTIAEAHMWAVDGVLNPSLARDIIEGIRAKLRSLKTQGYIIGADCWLDESVNDKDSLKAGKLTIDYDYTPVPPLENLMLRQRITDQYLLDFSSQVSA, via the coding sequence ATGGCTCAGGATTACCACCACGGGGTGCGCGTTGTTGAAATCAACGAGGGCACCCGACCTATCACCACGGTGAGCACCGCCATCGTGGGTATGGTCTGCACCGGCGATGATGCTGATGCGTCCATGTTTCCCCTTAATAAGCCGGTCCTGCTGACCGATGTGCTGACCGCCAGCGGTAAAGCGGGCGAATCTGGCACGCTGGCCCGTTCGCTGGATGTCATTGCCGACCAGGCTAAACCCGTGACCGTCGTTGTGCGTGTGGCGCAGGGCGAAACCGAAGCGGAAACCACCTCCAACATTATCGGCGGCGTGACTGCTGACGGTAAAAAAACGGGCATGAAAGCGCTGCTTTCAGCGCAGTCGCAGCTGGGCGTCAAGCCTCGTATTCTCGGCGTGCCGGGGCATGACACGCAGGCGGTTGCCACTGAGCTACTAAGTGTGGCGCAGAGTCTGCGAGGGTTTGCCTACCTGTCCGCCTATGGCTGTAAAACGGTGGCGGAAGCCATTGCCTACCGCGCTAATTTCAGCCAGCGCGAGGGGATGCTGATCTGGCCTGACTTCATCAACTTTGACACCGTGCTGAATGCAGATGCGACGGCTTACGCCTCTGCTCGTGCGCTCGGCCTGCGCGCCAAAATTGACGAGCAGACCGGCTGGCACAAAACCATTTCTAACGTGGGCGTGAACGGCGTCACCGGCATTTCCGCTGATGTGTTCTGGGATCTGCAGGACCCGGCAACCGATGCGGGACTGCTCAACCAGAATGACGTTACCACGCTTATCCGTAAAGACGGCTTCCGCTTCTGGGGTTCCCGCTGCCTCAGTGACGATCCGCTGTTTGCCTTTGAGAACTACACCCGCACAGCGCAGGTGCTGGCTGACACCATCGCAGAAGCGCACATGTGGGCGGTGGATGGCGTGCTCAACCCGTCGCTGGCCCGTGACATTATCGAAGGTATCCGAGCCAAGCTGCGCAGCCTGAAAACGCAGGGCTACATCATCGGTGCAGACTGCTGGCTGGATGAGTCGGTGAACGATAAAGACTCCCTGAAAGCCGGGAAGCTCACCATCGACTACGACTACACGCCGGTGCCGCCGCTTGAAAACCTGATGCTGCGCCAGCGCATCACCGATCAGTACCTGCTGGATTTCTCCAGCCAGGTCAGCGCGTAA
- a CDS encoding phage major tail tube protein: protein MALPRKLKHLNLFNDGNNWQGIVESLTLPKFTRKFEKYRGGGMPGAVDVDMGLDDGALDTEFSIGGTELLLFKQMGKATVDGIQLRFTGSIQRDDTGEVQAVELVVRGRHKEVDSGEWKTGESSTTKVSNTNSYAKLTINGEVLYEVDLVNMIEIVDGVDLMEEHRNALGL from the coding sequence ATGGCTTTACCACGCAAGTTAAAACACCTGAACCTGTTCAACGACGGGAACAACTGGCAGGGGATCGTTGAGTCTCTGACCCTGCCGAAATTTACCCGCAAGTTTGAGAAGTATCGCGGCGGGGGGATGCCGGGCGCGGTGGACGTGGACATGGGGCTGGATGACGGCGCACTGGACACAGAATTTTCAATCGGCGGCACCGAACTGCTGTTATTCAAGCAGATGGGCAAAGCCACGGTTGACGGCATCCAGTTGCGTTTCACCGGCTCCATTCAGCGTGACGATACCGGCGAAGTGCAGGCCGTTGAGTTGGTTGTGCGCGGACGTCATAAAGAAGTGGATTCCGGCGAGTGGAAAACCGGCGAAAGCAGCACCACGAAAGTCAGCAACACCAACAGCTACGCGAAGCTGACCATTAACGGTGAGGTGCTCTATGAGGTCGATCTGGTCAACATGATTGAAATCGTTGACGGTGTGGACCTGATGGAAGAACACCGTAATGCCCTCGGCCTCTGA
- a CDS encoding phage tail assembly protein: MSDKLTEKTVKLDTPIMRGKTEITEIVLRKPQSGALRGTRLQAIMDMDVGAMMTVIPRISTPTLTAQEMAELDPADLTAMAVEVVTFLLPKSVLADLPTT; this comes from the coding sequence ATGAGCGACAAGCTGACTGAAAAGACCGTAAAACTGGATACCCCCATCATGCGCGGTAAAACTGAAATTACCGAAATTGTGCTGCGCAAGCCGCAGTCCGGCGCACTGCGTGGCACCCGTCTGCAGGCCATTATGGATATGGACGTGGGCGCGATGATGACTGTGATCCCGCGAATCTCCACTCCGACGCTGACCGCGCAGGAAATGGCAGAGCTGGACCCCGCCGATCTGACAGCAATGGCTGTAGAGGTGGTGACTTTTTTGTTGCCGAAGTCGGTGCTTGCCGATTTGCCGACAACCTGA
- a CDS encoding GpE family phage tail protein: MADIATIFHWSPSITDVMPLTDVLEWRHKAIQRSGASDE; encoded by the coding sequence GTGGCAGATATTGCCACCATCTTTCACTGGTCGCCGTCCATCACTGACGTTATGCCGCTGACTGATGTGCTGGAGTGGCGGCATAAGGCAATTCAGAGAAGCGGGGCCAGCGATGAGTGA
- a CDS encoding phage tail tape measure protein: MSDNNLRLQVVLGAVDKLTRPFKNAQAGSKELASAIRQTRDQIKKLSDAGGQLKSFDQLTKSVSRTGAELDQARLRAQMMTREMSSLESPTKKQTQALEAQWRAVSRLEQKQQQETRQMAAARAELYRLGLSAGGGARETARIARETERYNRQLAEQERRLREVGERQRKLNAIKAKAEKTRELRNSLAGNGAGAMAAGVTTGMTLLAPVKAYSESENAANQLAGSMMGPGGKVAPEFEKINRLAVALGDKLPGTTADFQNMMTMLRRQGMSAQVILGGLGESAAYLGVQLQMAPTAAAEFAAKLQDATQTSEKDMMNLMDVIQKGFYAGVDSGNMLQGFSKISSAMDIIHKKGLDAAKAFAPLLVMADQAGMAGESAGNAYRKVFQSVMNTEKVKDANDELKGTGVRFDFTDGKGEFGGLEKMYTQLAQLQKLNTEKRLATLKGIFGDDAETLQVLNIMITKGISGYRETASKLQNQASLRERVDASLNTLGNKWEAATGSFTNAMASIGETVAPALKKLADWLGELASRLDGFVKRHPQLTSALFKLAAGFAIVATAAGVVSLALASVLGPMAVVRMSAGVMGLKFSSAFGLIGKAISSVGKSVIWLGRLMFANPILAVIGLIAAGAIYIWQNWDTLGPKFKAMWDAVCNATGTAWDWIKEKASAAWEGIKSLFFNYTLPGLIAKNWDAIKSGVSDAWANIRQSISDKWNSILADVAALPAKFQDMGSAIIDSILDGVNAKWETLKSKLSSVTDYLPDWMTGNNKTQGKAQVQVVGGAAAAAVPFAGMYDSGGIIPRGQFGIVGENGPEIVNGPANVTSRRRTAALASVVAGVMGVAAAPAEAAPLHPYSLPTVAYKQSQPAKSASTPPVMHFETHAPITIYAQPGQSAQDIAREVARQLDERERKTRAKARSNFSDQGGYES, from the coding sequence ATGAGTGATAATAACCTGCGACTGCAGGTAGTTCTGGGGGCGGTGGATAAGTTAACCCGCCCATTTAAAAATGCACAGGCTGGCTCTAAGGAGCTGGCATCAGCTATTCGACAAACCCGCGATCAGATTAAAAAGCTGAGTGATGCTGGAGGTCAGCTTAAATCTTTCGATCAGCTAACTAAAAGTGTTAGCCGTACTGGTGCCGAACTGGATCAGGCGAGGCTACGCGCTCAAATGATGACGCGCGAAATGTCATCTTTGGAATCCCCAACAAAAAAACAAACGCAGGCGCTTGAAGCTCAGTGGCGTGCTGTTTCACGTCTTGAACAAAAACAGCAACAGGAAACTCGCCAGATGGCGGCAGCCAGGGCTGAGCTTTATCGGCTGGGGTTATCTGCTGGGGGCGGAGCGCGTGAGACGGCACGGATTGCACGAGAAACTGAGCGGTATAATCGACAGTTGGCTGAGCAGGAGCGCAGGCTGCGTGAAGTTGGCGAGCGTCAGCGAAAGCTCAACGCCATCAAAGCCAAGGCTGAAAAGACCCGCGAGTTAAGGAACTCTCTGGCAGGTAATGGTGCAGGGGCGATGGCGGCTGGGGTAACTACTGGCATGACGTTGTTGGCTCCAGTAAAAGCCTATTCAGAATCAGAAAATGCAGCGAATCAGCTCGCCGGTTCAATGATGGGACCGGGCGGAAAGGTAGCGCCTGAATTTGAAAAAATTAACCGGCTTGCAGTTGCTTTGGGCGATAAGCTGCCGGGAACAACAGCCGACTTTCAGAACATGATGACTATGCTACGCCGTCAGGGTATGTCGGCGCAGGTCATCTTGGGCGGCTTGGGAGAGTCAGCAGCTTATCTTGGCGTGCAGTTACAGATGGCTCCCACTGCAGCAGCTGAGTTTGCGGCTAAGTTACAAGATGCTACTCAGACCTCCGAAAAAGACATGATGAATCTGATGGACGTGATCCAGAAAGGATTCTACGCGGGGGTAGATTCAGGAAATATGCTGCAGGGGTTCTCAAAAATCAGCAGCGCGATGGATATTATTCATAAAAAGGGATTGGACGCGGCTAAGGCATTTGCTCCTCTATTAGTTATGGCTGATCAGGCTGGTATGGCTGGAGAGTCAGCTGGTAATGCCTACCGAAAAGTATTTCAGTCCGTCATGAATACGGAAAAAGTGAAGGATGCTAATGATGAACTAAAAGGCACTGGCGTTAGGTTCGATTTTACTGATGGTAAGGGGGAGTTTGGCGGGCTGGAGAAAATGTACACGCAATTAGCTCAACTCCAAAAGCTTAATACTGAGAAAAGGTTAGCTACGTTAAAAGGTATTTTTGGGGATGATGCGGAAACGCTGCAGGTGCTAAATATTATGATTACCAAAGGCATCTCAGGGTATCGTGAAACGGCTTCAAAGCTACAAAATCAGGCTTCTCTGCGCGAGCGTGTTGATGCCTCCTTGAATACTCTTGGTAATAAATGGGAAGCCGCTACAGGTTCCTTTACCAATGCTATGGCTAGTATCGGTGAAACAGTTGCCCCTGCATTAAAGAAGCTGGCTGACTGGTTGGGTGAACTGGCTTCGCGTCTGGATGGTTTTGTTAAACGACACCCACAATTGACCTCTGCGCTGTTTAAGCTGGCAGCTGGCTTTGCCATTGTTGCCACCGCCGCTGGGGTTGTTTCACTGGCGCTGGCGTCCGTGTTAGGGCCGATGGCAGTAGTGCGAATGAGCGCAGGGGTGATGGGGCTAAAATTTTCATCTGCATTTGGTCTTATTGGGAAAGCAATAAGTTCTGTTGGCAAGTCAGTTATATGGCTGGGCCGATTGATGTTTGCAAACCCTATACTGGCTGTCATAGGGCTGATCGCCGCTGGTGCTATTTATATCTGGCAGAATTGGGACACTCTTGGGCCAAAGTTCAAGGCCATGTGGGATGCCGTATGTAATGCCACAGGTACGGCATGGGATTGGATTAAAGAAAAGGCCAGTGCCGCATGGGAGGGGATTAAGTCACTGTTCTTTAATTATACCTTGCCGGGATTAATAGCTAAAAATTGGGATGCAATAAAATCTGGCGTTTCTGACGCGTGGGCCAATATCAGACAATCTATTAGTGATAAATGGAATTCGATCCTGGCTGATGTTGCCGCGCTTCCTGCGAAGTTTCAGGACATGGGCAGCGCCATTATTGACAGCATTCTCGATGGAGTTAATGCCAAATGGGAGACACTCAAAAGCAAGCTTTCCTCAGTCACCGATTATCTGCCTGACTGGATGACCGGAAATAATAAAACACAAGGTAAAGCACAGGTGCAGGTGGTTGGTGGAGCAGCTGCTGCTGCCGTTCCGTTTGCCGGGATGTATGACAGTGGTGGGATTATTCCGCGTGGTCAGTTTGGTATTGTTGGGGAGAACGGCCCTGAAATTGTGAACGGCCCCGCAAATGTGACCAGCAGGCGGCGCACTGCCGCGCTGGCTTCCGTCGTTGCAGGTGTCATGGGCGTAGCGGCAGCGCCTGCAGAGGCTGCTCCACTACATCCTTACAGTCTGCCTACTGTGGCATATAAACAAAGCCAGCCTGCGAAATCTGCCAGTACGCCGCCAGTGATGCACTTTGAAACTCACGCGCCGATCACTATCTATGCTCAGCCAGGGCAGAGTGCGCAAGATATTGCCCGTGAAGTTGCCCGACAGCTTGACGAACGCGAGCGCAAGACCAGGGCTAAAGCGCGCAGTAATTTCAGTGATCAAGGGGGATATGAATCATGA